GGTATCGAGGAACAGAACCGGCGTCGCGGGATCGACGCGCGCAATCAGATCGAGCAGCACTGCCGCCTCTGCACCGAAGGAGGACACAATGCCTATACGACCCGGATACACTTCCAGCAAAACCTTGTGCAACAGTTCCTGCGTCGACAGCCCGGAGAGCTTATCCTCCAGGAATGCCGCATCCGTGGATGCCTGTTCCAAAGAAATATTCTGCTCGACTTTCAAGGCCTGAGTCATGGGCATATCCCACCTTTCATCCTAATCCTTATTATTTACTAGAATGACATGTGGTATGGCGTCAATATATTTACAACAACAATAATGTATTTTATATAATACACATCTTTATACTGTTATTAAGACCTTCCCTTTGCCCCTTAAAAAGCATAGAATAAGAGTGTTCGGTACGGGTGGAACTGCCCGGCGGGCAATCGTATTGAGACTTTGAGATGTACGTTTCGAACGGAAGCGCAATAACGGCATTGGCGGCCCCACGCGCGGTGAGCGGGCCGATGCAGACGGCTGCGCAAATCAAAGCCGGTCCAGCCACTTCAACGGCAACACTGAACACCCACACCACCAGGAAACAGCCGCTATTAAGTTCAACTGCATTCGCAACCCTGCAGGAAACCTCCCCCGCGCGCCTGTCGACCAAACGGCTGGAGGCACCATCCGCAGACGGCAAGAAAGACGGCGGGGCCAATACAGACAGCACATCATCGACCGACAGCCCCAAAGACGATGAAAAAAAGAAAACGGAAGAAGAGCAGGGCCAGGACAAGCAGAAAAAAGAACTGACCCCGGAGCAGCAACTCCTTGTTGAACAGCTCCAACAACGCGACGCACAGGTCCGGCGGCATGAACAGGCGCATGCCTCCGTCGGTGGACAATATGCCGGGTCGCCCAATTATGAATACACAGTTGGTCCTGACGGACGCCGCTATGCGACCGGCGGC
The Aestuariispira ectoiniformans genome window above contains:
- a CDS encoding putative metalloprotease CJM1_0395 family protein, which codes for MYVSNGSAITALAAPRAVSGPMQTAAQIKAGPATSTATLNTHTTRKQPLLSSTAFATLQETSPARLSTKRLEAPSADGKKDGGANTDSTSSTDSPKDDEKKKTEEEQGQDKQKKELTPEQQLLVEQLQQRDAQVRRHEQAHASVGGQYAGSPNYEYTVGPDGRRYATGGEVQIDAGKISGDPEATIRKLQVVRQSALAPADPSPQDQRVAATASQGVNEARADLRELKAQEDRDEAEEQAAKKADEKATSTKDETPAANKDTATADNEGQAGGQNTGETGNSVQFNRDGVSSAQAANAFEQAIQLTPPTTNGAEVVQDTFRAVQVTA